The following are from one region of the Ktedonobacteraceae bacterium genome:
- a CDS encoding SRPBCC family protein — protein MTRIYTPIFIPLPVETVFNYVTDPGNWPQWHPSSLGVSGATGHSLEIGEQVTEEFLVAGRHGKATWTVRERVFPRLWRIEGIISGSDSGGTVKYSLRPQDGGTFFEREFFYSMSSPLSALLNLLIIRRRVLAESKLAVRQLKQVLLQ, from the coding sequence ATGACACGCATTTACACTCCTATCTTCATACCCTTGCCTGTGGAAACAGTTTTTAACTACGTAACAGACCCGGGCAACTGGCCCCAATGGCACCCCTCATCACTCGGCGTAAGCGGCGCGACAGGTCACTCCCTGGAAATAGGCGAGCAGGTCACAGAAGAATTTCTTGTGGCAGGCAGGCACGGGAAAGCCACCTGGACGGTACGCGAGCGCGTCTTCCCCCGGCTCTGGCGTATCGAAGGAATTATCTCAGGCAGCGATAGTGGGGGCACTGTGAAATACAGCCTTCGCCCGCAGGACGGCGGCACCTTCTTCGAACGAGAGTTCTTTTACTCGATGAGTAGTCCACTGAGTGCTCTGCTCAATCTTCTCATCATCCGCCGCCGCGTCCTGGCCGAATCGAAGCTGGCGGTGCGCCAGCTCAAACAGGTTCTACTGCAATAG
- a CDS encoding ISKra4 family transposase, with translation METNEALQMTLMQQAEAEVRHLLAGVEHLEVGDLKGVEQQVLSSMFALGRKVLEQIMQAQIAHVPSQARREGACGHQQRLVSRRPKQVLTLLGPITIQRGYYQCLHVARESVDDGEAGCSHGEAPADAVWGIQERRTSAGVQEAVSYLCASLTLQEAATTFSRLFPWQMSAREALALMQPVGEALAMLEQEQVEALWKEAAEKPSALRGGEEPASGSIKRLYIELDGVMARLRRGSVPLEPQEQQRGGDVYREIKVGAVFVGQRGREQSELVPGVYVDEPQAGSLHYVAQRTALGDFGRHLYAVAVQGGLLHASQVVVLGDGARWLWRLVEEHFPGAVQIVDLWHAQQHVWEVAHAVFGRGTSQGAAWAKQGCHWLVHGQIEVLVKAITAFPPIAPPAGQSKSVPEQAIGYFSSTAERMRYPAFRAQGMQIGSGIAEAACKSVVSTRTKRSGMRWTPQGLDALLPLRTAVLNGSFDAFWQRRSHALA, from the coding sequence ATGGAAACGAATGAGGCGTTACAAATGACACTGATGCAGCAAGCGGAAGCGGAGGTAAGACACTTACTGGCGGGAGTAGAGCACCTGGAGGTGGGAGACCTCAAAGGAGTGGAACAGCAGGTACTCAGCAGCATGTTTGCCCTGGGACGCAAAGTGTTGGAGCAGATCATGCAGGCCCAAATCGCGCACGTGCCGAGTCAGGCCCGTCGAGAAGGAGCATGTGGGCATCAGCAGCGGTTGGTGAGCCGTCGGCCTAAGCAGGTGCTGACGCTGCTTGGGCCAATCACTATCCAGCGAGGCTATTACCAGTGTCTGCACGTGGCAAGGGAGTCCGTGGACGATGGGGAGGCAGGCTGTAGTCACGGGGAGGCTCCTGCCGATGCAGTGTGGGGCATCCAAGAGCGGCGCACCAGTGCCGGGGTGCAGGAGGCGGTGAGCTACCTGTGTGCCTCGCTCACCTTGCAGGAAGCGGCAACGACGTTCAGTCGACTGTTCCCCTGGCAGATGTCGGCACGAGAAGCCCTCGCGCTGATGCAGCCAGTGGGGGAGGCGCTCGCCATGCTGGAGCAGGAACAGGTCGAAGCCTTGTGGAAAGAGGCTGCTGAGAAGCCCAGCGCGCTGCGAGGAGGCGAGGAGCCAGCCAGCGGAAGCATCAAGCGGCTCTACATCGAACTGGATGGAGTGATGGCCCGCCTGCGGCGGGGCAGTGTGCCGCTGGAGCCGCAGGAGCAGCAGCGAGGCGGGGATGTCTACCGCGAGATCAAAGTGGGGGCCGTCTTTGTCGGCCAACGCGGACGTGAGCAATCGGAGTTGGTTCCTGGGGTCTACGTGGACGAGCCGCAAGCAGGCAGCTTGCACTATGTGGCCCAGCGCACGGCCCTCGGCGACTTTGGTCGCCACCTCTACGCCGTAGCCGTGCAAGGGGGCTTGCTGCATGCCAGCCAGGTCGTCGTGCTGGGGGACGGAGCGCGCTGGCTCTGGCGGCTGGTGGAAGAGCATTTTCCCGGTGCGGTGCAGATTGTGGATCTCTGGCACGCCCAGCAGCACGTCTGGGAGGTGGCCCATGCCGTCTTTGGTCGCGGCACCTCTCAGGGCGCCGCCTGGGCCAAGCAAGGCTGCCACTGGCTCGTGCATGGGCAGATCGAGGTCCTCGTCAAAGCTATCACGGCCTTCCCGCCGATTGCTCCGCCCGCCGGACAGTCCAAGAGTGTTCCCGAACAGGCCATCGGCTACTTTAGCAGCACTGCCGAGCGCATGCGCTATCCAGCCTTCCGAGCCCAGGGGATGCAGATCGGCAGTGGCATTGCTGAGGCGGCGTGCAAGAGCGTCGTGAGCACCCGCACGAAGCGTTCGGGCATGCGCTGGACCCCACAGGGTCTCGATGCCCTCTTACCCTTGCGCACCGCCGTCCTCAATGGCTCTTTTGATGCTTTCTGGCAACGACGCTCTCATGCACTTGCCTGA
- a CDS encoding SRPBCC domain-containing protein has product MNTIITHSARLHCNTHHAFEMFTLNQNLESWLTNYAEVEPVAGGKYELYWDTANKTRNNTRGCKITAIEPDKYLCFEWKGPSEFDGFMNNADPLTHVTVFFIPCDEVLTACTDVYLVHSGWGNSPEWEKARNYFVRAWDIAFDQLEARING; this is encoded by the coding sequence ATGAACACTATCATTACCCATTCCGCCCGGCTGCACTGCAACACTCATCACGCCTTCGAAATGTTTACCTTGAACCAGAATCTTGAATCGTGGCTGACAAATTACGCTGAGGTCGAACCTGTCGCGGGAGGCAAATATGAACTCTACTGGGATACAGCCAACAAAACGCGTAACAATACCCGCGGCTGCAAGATCACAGCCATCGAGCCGGATAAATATCTCTGCTTTGAATGGAAAGGCCCCTCGGAGTTCGATGGTTTCATGAATAACGCCGACCCTCTCACCCATGTAACAGTTTTCTTCATTCCTTGCGACGAGGTCTTAACAGCCTGCACCGATGTCTACCTTGTTCACTCCGGCTGGGGCAACTCGCCCGAATGGGAAAAAGCCAGGAACTACTTCGTGCGCGCGTGGGATATAGCATTTGACCAGCTTGAAGCGAGAATAAACGGTTAA
- a CDS encoding phosphatase PAP2 family protein: MSSTTNPRGLQSNAPATIPRSRAYRDQHNWRVFQYALWGIAVVVFVIACVIVHFHPAPWPFDLQTTITVQHLHLWAGFMAVLTFASLMNDPLVSLIEYISWFVILMLIGIIAWRLGKAAVRWFMAGIFVSVGTGVMDGLNGLASLLVGRPRPSSPLIHVYMPEPYHSFPSGHAENDLVFYGMLLYLSFTPPVRHWRYRWILIPFQLVAFVIIAVIGYSRILEGSHWLTDVLGGYLSGAIFLSLLIFLYNHTFDWIQYRLRRKEAEKHQQAYQATK, translated from the coding sequence ATGTCGAGCACGACTAATCCCAGGGGATTGCAATCCAATGCCCCGGCTACCATCCCTCGTAGCAGAGCATACCGGGATCAGCATAACTGGCGCGTGTTCCAGTACGCGCTCTGGGGCATTGCTGTTGTGGTTTTTGTTATTGCCTGCGTCATCGTCCATTTTCATCCCGCGCCGTGGCCCTTTGACCTGCAAACTACTATCACCGTCCAGCATCTCCATTTGTGGGCGGGCTTTATGGCTGTGCTTACCTTTGCGAGCCTGATGAATGATCCACTTGTCTCCCTTATTGAGTACATATCATGGTTTGTGATCCTGATGCTGATTGGCATTATTGCCTGGCGTCTGGGCAAAGCAGCGGTGCGCTGGTTTATGGCCGGCATCTTTGTCTCTGTAGGGACCGGTGTCATGGATGGTCTCAACGGCCTGGCCAGTCTGCTTGTAGGACGACCCCGTCCCAGCTCGCCGCTCATTCATGTCTATATGCCGGAACCGTATCATAGCTTTCCATCCGGTCACGCTGAGAATGATCTGGTCTTCTATGGCATGCTATTGTACCTCAGCTTCACACCCCCGGTTCGTCACTGGCGCTATCGCTGGATACTGATTCCGTTCCAACTTGTAGCATTCGTTATCATCGCTGTCATAGGTTATTCGCGCATTCTAGAGGGTTCTCACTGGTTAACCGATGTACTGGGTGGCTATCTCTCTGGGGCCATTTTCCTCTCATTGCTGATCTTTTTGTATAATCACACTTTCGATTGGATACAATATCGCCTTAGAAGGAAGGAAGCGGAGAAGCATCAGCAGGCTTATCAGGCCACGAAATAA
- a CDS encoding MFS transporter, with protein sequence MTLPNSIYDPEKGHELYNRYFDEIERADKLGWDSVIVNEHHQNAYGTMPSPNIMAAVLTQRVKRAKIGIVGNALPLHDDPLRVAEEIAMLWVLGFVEGIILVATPAMVRDFSPRLGRATAMAFWTIGPVGGSLLATTVASTTIGMFGNWQSQYIIAGIVGLIVAIVCFFNMRDLSPALRAQIMISLQEKALLEARAQGIDVDNALKHPWRQMLRPRIILSALGVSFFLMLYYATVSYFPTYFNAIFHYSLPLANGLLGIYWAVDILSSIVGGILSDKFEVRKPFMLIGTLGNLIATLIFISRVGQPTSPVFMGILLGLSGLFGPVAYVGWMAGYTETVEDVNPALVATGIAVWGSLIRLFVVVYTIAFGMVVVNILDGGQWAIWWWACVGSMLAFIPTIFLASGYWNPVRARSTNEAKLRAEGLSLESSAEPA encoded by the coding sequence GTGACGCTCCCCAACTCCATCTACGACCCGGAAAAGGGACATGAACTCTACAACCGCTATTTTGACGAGATCGAACGCGCCGACAAGCTGGGCTGGGACAGCGTGATCGTTAACGAGCATCACCAGAACGCTTACGGCACCATGCCCTCGCCCAATATCATGGCCGCCGTTTTGACACAGCGCGTCAAACGAGCGAAAATCGGCATTGTGGGCAATGCGCTGCCTTTGCACGATGACCCGCTGCGTGTTGCTGAAGAAATCGCCATGCTCTGGGTACTGGGCTTCGTCGAAGGCATCATCCTGGTGGCAACGCCCGCGATGGTGCGCGATTTTTCGCCGCGCCTGGGACGGGCTACCGCGATGGCTTTCTGGACCATCGGCCCGGTTGGTGGCAGCCTGCTGGCAACAACAGTAGCGAGTACCACTATCGGCATGTTTGGAAACTGGCAATCTCAATACATCATCGCGGGCATCGTGGGATTGATAGTGGCAATCGTTTGCTTTTTCAATATGCGTGACCTCTCGCCTGCCCTGCGCGCCCAGATTATGATTTCCTTACAGGAGAAAGCGTTACTGGAAGCACGGGCGCAGGGTATCGACGTCGATAACGCGCTGAAACACCCCTGGAGGCAGATGCTGCGGCCTCGCATCATCCTGAGTGCGCTCGGCGTCAGCTTCTTCCTGATGCTCTACTACGCGACGGTCAGCTATTTCCCAACATACTTTAATGCCATCTTCCACTATTCGCTGCCACTGGCAAACGGTCTGCTCGGCATCTATTGGGCGGTCGATATCCTTTCCTCTATTGTCGGCGGCATACTCTCCGACAAATTCGAGGTACGCAAGCCCTTTATGTTGATCGGCACGCTCGGCAACTTGATCGCCACGTTGATCTTCATCAGCCGCGTTGGTCAGCCGACCAGTCCGGTCTTTATGGGTATCCTGCTTGGCCTCTCAGGCCTGTTCGGTCCAGTTGCCTACGTCGGTTGGATGGCAGGTTATACGGAGACGGTTGAAGATGTGAACCCGGCGCTGGTGGCGACAGGTATCGCGGTCTGGGGTTCGCTGATTCGCCTGTTTGTGGTGGTGTACACCATCGCCTTTGGTATGGTCGTTGTCAACATCCTGGATGGCGGGCAATGGGCAATCTGGTGGTGGGCCTGCGTCGGCAGCATGCTGGCCTTCATCCCAACCATTTTCCTGGCCTCCGGCTACTGGAATCCTGTCCGCGCCCGCTCCACCAACGAAGCAAAACTGCGCGCGGAAGGTCTCAGCCTGGAATCGAGCGCCGAACCCGCGTAA
- a CDS encoding alpha/beta hydrolase: MTPGFGLTPRPDWMRDMSDYVLYFRDLLDTLELSQVYLVGHSLGGWMTAEVAVWYPERVAKLVLANAAGIRVKGYPIADLFAMNAQELLMACFDDFAAATPLIPPEITPDYMVEQFRQMTTLASLAWNPSYDPKLERRLERITCPTLVLWGENDRLIPPIYGDVFHERIAGSQLVKLFGTGHMPMFEQPDEWSNVISDFLRQ, translated from the coding sequence ATTACTCCTGGTTTTGGTCTGACTCCCCGTCCCGATTGGATGCGCGACATGAGCGACTACGTCCTCTATTTCCGCGATCTGCTTGACACGCTCGAACTTTCGCAGGTCTACCTGGTTGGTCACTCACTGGGCGGGTGGATGACTGCCGAAGTAGCGGTCTGGTATCCTGAACGAGTTGCAAAGCTGGTGCTTGCTAACGCGGCAGGTATTCGCGTCAAAGGCTATCCCATTGCTGACCTCTTCGCTATGAACGCGCAGGAATTGCTGATGGCTTGCTTCGACGATTTCGCGGCAGCCACTCCACTCATTCCTCCAGAAATCACGCCTGACTACATGGTTGAACAGTTCCGGCAAATGACCACGCTGGCTTCACTGGCCTGGAATCCGAGTTATGACCCGAAGCTGGAACGCCGTCTGGAGCGCATCACCTGTCCCACACTCGTCCTGTGGGGCGAAAACGACCGCCTGATACCCCCGATTTATGGCGATGTCTTTCACGAACGGATTGCAGGATCACAACTGGTCAAACTCTTCGGCACAGGTCATATGCCCATGTTTGAGCAGCCGGATGAATGGAGCAACGTCATTAGCGATTTCTTACGGCAATAA
- a CDS encoding transglycosylase, with amino-acid sequence MVITIGDLIIWLIIAAIVGFVGELIARRRTPFGLVGAIVLGFIAIFLVVGVFHVHIVGEPTLNGVPLITSIIAAAILVFIWSAFAYHHAHRYYSRYYYRRGGYVRRPRRRWL; translated from the coding sequence ATGGTGATCACAATTGGAGATCTGATTATCTGGCTTATTATTGCTGCAATTGTTGGTTTTGTTGGCGAATTGATCGCCCGGCGGCGCACGCCATTTGGTCTGGTGGGAGCGATCGTGCTGGGCTTTATTGCCATTTTCCTGGTGGTGGGAGTCTTTCATGTCCATATCGTCGGGGAGCCAACCCTGAACGGCGTTCCCTTGATCACATCCATTATTGCCGCCGCAATTCTGGTCTTCATCTGGAGCGCTTTTGCCTATCACCACGCCCACCGCTACTATTCTCGCTATTACTATAGGCGCGGTGGCTATGTGCGCCGTCCGCGCAGGCGCTGGCTTTAG
- a CDS encoding alpha/beta hydrolase → MNRSSIFKLLGAIGLGVPLVGLLYQQVAQVLDRRRFVPPGQLIDVGGYRLHLYCMGEATGRPSVVLEGGLPSTYLDWSKVQSEIAQFTQVCSYDRAGFGYSDTGPHGYTAQDLVEQLHTLLVKSDTPAPYVLVGHSFGGLLVRLYATCYPQEVVGLVLLDSTHEDLYRVQPDLARLAEKERRQMELFSWLTPFGMMRLLLSAGLTPVGQLAYPPEVLPRLKSFFSQTRFLHITARAYASMEESMAQVRASRDGFSFPVTILSQRAETDFGDQEAADNWHELQRDLCTLSPQSQQIIAEKSGHYIQLDQPELVINAIKSLVFAER, encoded by the coding sequence ATGAATAGGAGTTCCATCTTCAAGTTATTGGGTGCTATAGGTCTCGGTGTGCCTCTCGTTGGTCTGCTGTATCAGCAAGTAGCGCAGGTCCTTGATCGCCGCCGCTTTGTTCCGCCTGGCCAACTTATCGACGTGGGAGGGTACCGCCTGCACCTTTACTGCATGGGCGAAGCTACTGGGAGGCCATCGGTAGTGCTGGAAGGTGGCCTACCCTCGACATATCTCGACTGGTCAAAGGTCCAGTCCGAAATAGCTCAATTCACGCAGGTCTGTTCGTATGACCGGGCTGGCTTTGGCTATAGCGATACGGGGCCTCACGGGTACACAGCTCAAGACCTGGTTGAGCAACTGCATACCTTGCTGGTCAAATCGGATACTCCTGCTCCTTATGTCCTGGTTGGGCATTCCTTTGGCGGACTACTGGTTCGTCTCTATGCCACCTGTTATCCTCAGGAGGTCGTTGGTCTCGTTCTGTTAGATAGCACCCATGAGGACTTATACCGCGTTCAGCCGGACCTTGCGCGGCTTGCGGAAAAAGAGCGGCGGCAGATGGAGCTTTTCAGTTGGCTTACCCCTTTCGGCATGATGCGACTGTTGCTCTCCGCCGGACTCACTCCCGTGGGACAACTTGCCTACCCACCGGAGGTGCTACCTCGCCTCAAAAGCTTTTTCTCGCAAACACGTTTTTTGCACATTACTGCTCGCGCTTATGCCTCTATGGAGGAAAGCATGGCTCAAGTACGAGCAAGTAGAGATGGCTTCTCCTTTCCCGTTACCATTCTCTCTCAACGTGCCGAGACCGATTTTGGAGATCAAGAGGCGGCAGACAACTGGCACGAACTGCAACGCGATTTATGTACCCTTTCTCCGCAAAGTCAGCAGATCATTGCTGAGAAGAGCGGCCATTACATTCAGCTCGACCAGCCAGAATTAGTGATTAATGCCATCAAATCACTGGTGTTTGCGGAAAGATGA